CAGCCTATTGCCAGAATCAGGTGTTACGCCTGTTTATGGGTATTCTGACTCTGGTACCTGCCTGGTTTGCGCTGGTTCAGCTGAAGCAGTTTGACCATACGGGTATGACCATTTTATTTGTCTTTTTCCTGGTCTGGGCTGCCGATGTCGGCGCTTATTTTGCGGGCCGGGCACTGGGTAAGCATAAGCTGGCTGTGAATGTCAGTCCCAAGAAAACCCTCGAAGGTCTGGTAGGTGGGCTGTTGCTGTCTTTGCTGGTAGCGGCCTGTGTCGGCTTGTACTTCGAGTTTACTTTCGCCAGAGGTATGGGGTTGCTGCTGTTGACCGTAGTGGTTGGCATTGTGTCGGTGCTGGGTGATCTGTTTGAAAGCCTGCTCAAGCGTGAGCGAGGCATAAAGGACAGCAGTAACCTGTTGCCGGGGCATGGCGGTATTCTTGATCGCATCGACAGTCTGACGGCTGCAGTCCCTGTGTTTGCTCTCGCACTGCTTGGCAGTGGAGGTTGATAGATGGTTATGGGACAGGGTAAAGCCAGTCAGCAGGGCATTGTCGCCGGAAGTAGAGTGCAACAACTTTGCGTGCTGGGATCGACCGGTTCGATCGGTAAAAGTACGTTGGATGTTGTAGCCCGCAATGCTGACCGTTATAGAGTACGTTCACTGGTGGCGGGTAAAAATGCCCGTATGATGCTTGAACAGGTGCGTCAGTTTGCTCCGGAATATGCGGTTATGGCCGATCCGGAAGCGGCGGATACGCTGAGGGAATGGGTCAGGCAAGAACAGCTGGCCACCGAAGTGTTGTCTGGTACTCTGTCTGTTGCACAAGCGGCTGCAGACAGTGAAGTTGATGTAGTGATGGCTGCCATTGTCGGGGCGGCGGGGTTGTTGCCAACGCTGGCTGCGGTTAAGGCGGGTAAAAAAGTTCTGCTGGCAAATAAAGAAGCGCTGGTGATGACGGGGGCGCTGTTTATGGACTCGGTTAAAGAGTCAGGCTCGCTGCTGTTGCCCATTGACAGTGAACATAATGCCATTTTTCAGTGCATGCCGCCTGATTATCAGCAAGGGTTGGAGCAGGTGGGTGTGGAGCGTATTCTGTTAACGGCTTCTGGTGGCCCCTTTCGGGATACCCCGCTGGACACCTTTGCCGGTATTACGCCTGAGCAGGCTTGCGCCCATCCAAACTGGAGCATGGGGCGCAAAATTTCCGTAGATTCGGCCACCATGATGAACAAAGGTCTTGAGTATATTGAAGCCTGCTGGCTGTTCGGGGCAACGCCGGATCAAGTGGATGTGGTGATTCATCCGCAAAGTATCATTCACTCGCTGGTGGACTATAAAGATGGTTCCATGCTGGCGCAAATGGGTAATCCGGATATGCGCACCCCTATTGCCCATGCCATGGCCTGGCCAGAACGTATTCAGTCGGGTGTGAGGTCATTGTCTCTGGCTGATATCGGTCGCCTTGATTTTTATGATCCCTGCATGGAGCGTTTCCGTTGCCTTAAGCTGGCACAGGATGCCGCTTTTGCAGGTGGTACAGCAGCCGCTATGCTGAATGCTGCCAACGAGGAGGCTGTTGATGCTTTTTTGGAAAAGGGTTTGCGTTTTGACCGGATTCCGGAAGTGGTTGATGCAACCCTTCAGGTATTGCAGGTGCATAATGCGGGAGATATTGAGCAGGTTCTGGATGCTGACCGGCAAGCCCGTAAACTGGCGCGGCAACAAATAGTTCGCTGGCATTGAACAACCTGCCTGTTTGAAATGATGATAACAGTTTCCGGCGTGGTGCCGGACTAATGATAATGATGATTACTACGAATTTGCAGGAAGCAGCTGGGAGGCTTTAGGTACTCTATGATTTTTGGGTCTTTACAAACGCTGGCTGCTTTTGTCATCACGCTGGGAATACTGGTCAGCATACATGAGTTCGGACACTTCTGGGTGGCGCGTAAATGCGGTGTCAAAGTGTTACGATTTTCGGTTGGCTTTGGTAAGCCTCTCTGGACCTGGACAGACAGGTTGGGCACCGAATATGTAGTGGCGCTGATACCGCTTGGCGGCTACGTTAAAATGCTGGATGAGCGCGAAGGGCCGGTTGCCGAAAGCGAGAGGCACGAGTCATTCAACTCCAAGCCTGTGCTGTCTCGTATTGCCATTGTGGCCGCTGGGCCAATTGCCAATTTTATCCTGGCTGTTTTTGCCCTTTGGCTGATGTACATGGCAGGTATTCGTACCATTGTTCCCCAGGTGGGCAGTGTGTTGCCCGATTCGCCAGCCGCAGTGGCTGGCATTATACCAGGCGATGAAATTGTCAGTATTGATGGTGAGGAAACCCCGGGCTGGCAGCAGGTAAATCTGGAATTATTGTCTTCCATTGGAGATACGCGCAATCTTTCGGTTGCAACGCGGGCAGGCGTTCCCGGTGAGTTGTCGTCCGCGGCGGTGCGAAATAAAACCGTTGCCATTTCTGACTGGCTGGTGGATGACAGTGGAGACGGTATTGCTGATCCGGTCAGGGCGCTGGGTATTGAGCCTTATACGCCGTTAATTCCTGCAGTGCTGGGCGAATTGAGCCCGGACGGTGCTGCCAGAGCGGCCGGACTGCAAGCCGGTGACCGGATTCTTACCAGTAATGGGCAGCCTGTTAAAGACTGGCTGAGCTGGGTTCAGGTGATTCGTGCGAATGCCGGAAAGACTATTCAGGTTGAGCTGGAGAGGGAAGGTCGGCGGCTGAATCTTGCCTTGACGCCGGGTACCCGGGAGTTGAATGGTGAACCTTCCGGTTATATTGGTGCAGGTGTTCAGCAGGTAGGCTGGCCGGACGATATGGTTCGAAAGCTCCAGTTTAATCCGGTTGCGGCTTTACCGAAAGCGCTTGACAGTACCTGGACTCTGACCAGTATGACGGTGGAGTCGTTGTGGAAAATGGTGGCCGGACTGGTTTCAGTGAAAAACTTGAGTGGCCCGATAACCATTGCTAAAGTGGCTGGCGCATCGCTGCAATCCGGACTGGAAAATTTTCTCTATTTTCTGTCGATGTTGAGTGTCAGCCTGGGTGTTTTGAATCTGTTACCGATACCGGTACTTGATGGTGGACACCTGTTGTTTTATCTGATTGAACTGGTTCGGGGTAAGCCGGTTTCGGAACGAGTGCAGGTACTTGGTCTGAAAATTGGTGTAACCTTTGTGGTCGGTATAATGATGCTGGCTCTGTATAACGATTTGAGCAGACTGTTTTGATGTAGACTGGATGCCACGGGCGGTCAGTGATTCTGGCCATCAGGCGGTATCTGGTCATTGGTTAATAGCCATGAGCGAAGAAAGTTGCGTTTTCATCGCGTCACGAATTGAAAAGCGACTTTTATGGTAAAAACGAACACGGACAAAGAACGGATTCCATGAAGCGATCATTGTTGTCTTTGCTGATTGGCTCGATGGCCTACGCGTCAGGCGCCAACGCATTTGTTGTGTCTGATATTCGAATTGATGGCCTGCAGAGGGTGTCAGCAGGTACCGTATTTAATTCACTGCCTATTGAGGTAGGCGACGATGTTCTGTCGCCTCAAATTGCCGATGCAGCCAAGTCGCTGTTCCGTACCGGATATTTTAAGGATATCCAGATGGGGCGTGACGGTGATGTTCTGGTGGTTTCAGTAGTTGAGCGTCCTTCCATCAGTCAAATTAAAATTGAAGGAAACAAGGCGATCAAAACAGATGACCTGATGAACGGTTTGCGTTCTTCAGGCTTATCCGAGGGTGAGATCTTTCAGCAGGCGACGCTGGAAGCCATTCGTCTTGAACTTGAACGCCAGTATGTATCTCAGGGGCGTTATGGCGCCAGTATTTCAGCCAATGTTGAGGCATTGCCGCGCAACCGTGTCAAACTGACGATTAACGTCAAGGAAGGCAAGGTAGCAACCATTCGACATATTAACGTCGTAGGCAATACCGTCTTTCCTCAGAGTGAAGTTCTGGATCTGTTCGAACTCAAAGAGACTGGTATGTTCTCTTTCTTTGGTTCCAGTGATAAGTACTCTCGAGAGAAACTATCCGGTGATCTGGAACGTCTGCGTTCTCATTATCTGGATCGTGGTTACATCAACTTTAATATCCGGTCTACTCAGGTTTCCATTAGCCCGGACAAGCAGAGTGTATTTATCACCGTCAATATTGACGAGGGTGATAAGTACACCATTAATGAGGTCAAGCTGGCGGGTGACCTGATTATTGATGAGGAAGAAGCCCGTAATCTGGTGCTGGCGAAGCCGGATCAGACCTTCTCCCGTCGTGTTATCACCACCACGGAAGAAATCCTCAGTCGCCGACTGGGTAATGAAGGTTACACCTTTGCCAACGTGTCGGGCATTCCGACACCGGATCATGAAAATAAAACGGTTGATCTGACCTTCTTTGTTGATCCTGGTCGCCGGGCTTATGTGCGCCGTATTAATTTCTCGGGTAATACCAAAACGGAAGATGAGGTGCTGCGTCGCGAAATGCGTCAGATGGAAGGTGCCTCAGCCAATACCCAGAATATTGAGCAGTCCAAAGTCCGTCTTGAGCGCCTCGGCTTTTTCCGTCAGGTGGATGTAGAAACGCCGCCAGTGCCGGGCAGTAGTGACCAGATTGATGTGAACTACACCGTTGAAGAGCAGCCTTCCGGCAGTATTACCGCCAGTGTCGGTTACTCCCAGTCTGATGGTCTCTTGTTGGGTGGTTCCATCAGTCAGAGTAACTTTCTGGGAACCGGTAACAATGTTTCGGTAGGTCTGAACAAGAGTGACGTCAGTCAGCTCTATAACTTCAGCTTCACAGATCCTTATTACACGGTCGATGGTGTCAGTCGTGGTTTTGGAGTGTATTACCGAACCTATGACTATGACGATTCTGATATTTCCAGTTATGCGGCAGATACCTGGGGCACCGATGTTCGCTTTGGTTATCCGATTTCTGAAACCCAGTCGATCAATTTCAGTGCGGGCGTTGAAGGAACGAAAATTTCAACCGGTAATGATACGCCGCAGTACATCCGGGATTACATCGCCAATGAAGGTAATCAGTTCACTAACGTGAAAGGTACTATTGGCTGGTCTGAGTCTGAACTGAACCGTGGTTTGCTGCCAACGCGGGGGTACTCGCAAAGTGCCTCTGCTCAGGTGACGATTCCCGGGTCTGATGTCACGTTCTATAAGCTGAATTACCGTGCGCAGTACTTCCAGCCACTGACAAAGAATCTGACGGCTCGCTTTGCCGGTCGTCTGGGTTATATTGGTGGTTATGGCAGTACCAACGATATTCCGTTCTTTGAACATTACTACGGTGGTGGTTTTGCCTCGGTACGGGGTTACAAGGATAATACTCTGGGACCTAAAGCCAAGGAGTTTAATGGTAATAACTATAACTCCATTGGTGGTGATGTGATTTTTGAAGGTACCGCTGAAATCCTGTTCCCGCTGCCGTTCGTTAAAGATCAGCGCTCTTTGAGAACCAGTTTGTTCCTGGATTTCGGTAATGTCTATGACACCAGTTGTAGCAACAAGAAGAACAGTGGGTCTAACCTGCCCGACAAAGAGCCGTTAAGCAGTCAGCCCAATATTGTGGATTGTTACAGCCCTGATCTGAGCCAGCTGCGATACAGTGTTGGTCTCGGGTTGACCTGGATAACTCCTCTGGGTCCACTCACATTCAGTTTGGCGAAAGCACTGAATGCTGACGGTGAAGACGAGACACAAGTGTTCCAGTTCTCTCTGGGCGCTCCGTTCTAAGCTGATTTCTTTGGCTGATTGACTGACTTCAGGGGCTCAAATTGAGCCCCTGATTCTATTCTGGACTACTATTCATCTTCGTGAATGACTCGAAAGTGTTGTCCTGAGACAGTTTTTTATTCGGTTTTTCAATGGGTTGCAAATATCTGGTTGATAAATTGATGCGTTCCAGCGTCTTTTCATTATAATAACCATTTGCTTAATTCTGCCTAAGTGCTCGTATGGTCGAGTGCTTATACTCGGAGCCTGCGTGACTTTCGCATCTGCTACCGTCGGATTGCTTAAAGTTGCTAAGTCTCATTATTGCCCCCTGACAGGATATGGTACTGAACTGCTTTTAAGGCAACAGGCTTTTGTTGCCTCAGTTAGTCCCTGAATGTCAGGCGCTTAATAAGCATGTACATTATTTCAGGAATTATCAGGAGAATGAGTTTGAAACAGATTGGATTGGCGCTGCTGGCTCTGGTCATGCTGGTACCTGCAGTGGATGCTGCAGAAATGAAAATTGCTGTCATTGATTCAGAGATGGCGGTACTGGAATCTGATGCGTCCAAGCGTTACGCAAAAGAGTCGGAGAAGAAGTTTGCGCCACGTATCAAGCTGATTCAGTCCCTGCAGGAAGAGTTGCAGAAGATGGAGGCGGATCTGGAGAGAAATGCACCGACCCTCTCCCAGACTCAGGTAGAAGCTAAACAACTGGAGATGCGCCGTAAATACGAAGATCTGCAAATGCAGGATCGCCAGTTGCGAATGGATAAAAACCAGGCCGATCAACAGGAGCTGAGCCAGCTTCGCCCCAAGCTTGAGAAAGCGATTGAAGAAGTTTCCAAAGAGCTCAAATACGATATGGTCATCGAGCGTGGTGCGGTGCGCTATGTTAAACCGGATTACGACATTACCCGTCAGGTGATTGAACGCCTGAACAAGATGAAGTGAATCGATGAAGCAGTCTTATTCCTACACACTGGCAGAGCTGACGGACAGGCTTGGAGCCAGTTTGAAGGGTGATGCCGGCAAAGTGATCACGGGGCTGAATACGTTGCAGGAAGCCAACGAGTCCGAGTTGGCGTTTCTGGCGAATCCGGCTTATGCACGTTATCTGCAAACCAGTCAGGCTGCGGCGGTGATCCTGTCACCGGAATCGGCAGAGGGCTATTCAGGTAACGCACTGATACTGGCTAACCCTTATCTTGGTTATGCTGAAGTATCGCACCTGTTCGACACTGATAAAGGTTTGCCGGCCGGTATTGCTGAATCAGCGGTTGTTAGTTCCGATGCCGAGGTTCATGAAACCGCGGCTATCGGTGAGAACGCAGTGGTTGAATCCGGGGTGGTGATTGAAGCGGGTGCCCGTATTGATGCGGGTGCTGTGATCGGACATGACTCCGTTATCAGTAAGGACGCTCACATTTGCCGTAATGTCACCATTTGTCATGGTGTGTTTATTGGGCAACGTACCATTATTCACGCCAATGCCGTTATTGGTGCTGACGGTTTTGGCAATGCTCATGCTGATGGACGTTGGCATAAAATTGCCCAAATCGGCGGAGTCGTGATTGGCGATGATGTTGAAATTGGCTCGTGCACTTGTATTGACCGGGGCGCATTGGGCGACACCATCATTAAAAACGGTGCCCGATTGGATAACCTGATCCAGATAGCCCACAATGTGGTGATTGGTGAAAATACAGCCGTCGCAGCGAATGTCGGTATTTCCGGCAGTACAGTGGTTGGTAAAAACTGCACCATAGCGGGTGCAGCAGGTCTGGCGGGTCATATTACCATTGCTGACAATGTTCATCTCGGTGGTATGGCAATGGTGACCAAGTCGGTCAATAAGCCAGGTGCCTATGCGTCAGGAACCGGATTGATGGAAGCAGGGGAATGGCGACGTAACGCTGTTCGATTCCGCAAGCTGGATGATATGGCCCGGCGGATCAGGGTACTCGATAAACGTTAACCTGCGCTGCGGATTTGACCGTGACTTTGCACAGAGGCTGGAGTTTCCAGCCTTTTTGTATAAGTAGGTGTCAGATTATCGTATAAGCTGTATTCCACTACTGGCGGAGGTTCTGTTTTTATCTGGGCCTTTGTGGTTTTTCCACTGTTTACACGCTTTGCTGTGTGATCTTTTTCAATTTAACAGTTGAGTCGATATTACATGATCTCAATCGAGGAAATCAGGAAAATATTACCCCATCGTTACCCTTTTCTTCTGGTCGATCGGGTGCTGGATGTAGATCTTGAAAATAATGTGATTGAGTGCATCAAAAACATCTCCGTCAATGAGCCCCAGTTTAACGGTCATTTTCCTGAGCACCCTATCATGCCCGGAGTGTTGTTGATTGAGTCAATGGCTCAGGCGGCGGGTATACTGGGCCATCAGATGAGATCCAAAGATGTCAGGGATCAGAAGATTTATTATTTTGCCGGTGCTGACAAGGTTCGTTTTCGTCAGCCAGTGGTTCCGGGTGATCAGGTCAGGCTACGGGCAGAATTTGTTGCAATGAAACGCGAGATATGGAAATTTTCCTGTAATGCCTCGGTTGATGGTAAGATAGTCTGCTCTGCTGATGTAACCTGTGCAAGAAAGGAACTTTAGTCTTGGCTGATTCTGATTCCAGCAACCTTTCCAACCATGCCACCGCTGCTGATCAGCTGGCGGTGCACCCAACGGCCGATATTCATCCTGCGGCCATTGTAGATCCGACTGCCCGTATTGGGGCAGGCGTAAAAATCGGCCCCTGGACATTGATTGGCCCCGGTGTAGAAGTCGGTGAAGGAACGGTTGTTCATTCAAATGTTGTGATTAAAGGGCCAACCCGAATTGGCCGAAATAACCAGATTTTTCAGTTTGCCAGTGTTGGTGAAGACTGTCAGGACAAGAAGTTTGCCGGTGAGCCAACCCGTCTTGAAATTGGTGACAGCAACATCATCCGTGAAGGATGTACGATTCATCGCGGTACCATTCAGGATCAGAGCCTGACTCGTATTGGCAGTAATAACCTGCTGATGGCTTATGTCCATATCGCTCACGACTGCATGCTGGGTGACAACATCATCATGGCGAATAATGCGACTCTGGCCGGGCATGTAAAAGTGGGTAACGGTGTTATCCTGGGCGGTTTCACCACTGTTCATCAGTTTTGTCATATTGGTGACTACAGTATGAGTGCAGCCCAGGCTGCCATTTTCAAGGATGTGCCTGCTTTCGTAATGGTCAGCGGTAATCCTGCCAAACCTCATGGTATGAATTTCGAAGGTATGCGTCGTCGGGGTTATGCTCCGGAGTTGATTCGCACCTTGCGCAACAGCTACAAAGTGATCTACCGTCAGGGGTTACGCACGGCTGAAGCCATTGATCGTCTGGAAACCATGCCTGCCTGCAATGAAGTACAGCTTCTGATTGATTCTCTCAAAGCCTCTACCCGTGGCATTACTCGATAACCGCTGTGCAGCTAAAGGGGTTGTGCAGCAGAAAGGGATAGTTCATGTCTGAATCTCTGACGTTTGCCATGGTGGCTGGTGAAGCATCGGGTGATTTGCTTGGAGCCGCTCTGGTTCGGGAAATTAAACGACATCACCCTGACGCTCGCTGCTATGGCATTGGTGGTCCGAAAATGATTGCCGAAGGCTTTGAAAGCCTGTTTCCCATGGAAAGGTTATCGGTCATGGGCTTGGTAGAGGTGCTTGGGCGGTTGCGTGAGCTGCTGGGTATTCGTAAACGACTGCGGGACACCTTTCTGGCGGATCAGCCGGATGTATTTATTGGCATTGATGCACCGGACTTTAATCTGGCTCTTGAACGTCAACTGAAAAGTGGTGGAATCCCTACTGTTCACTATGTCAGTCCACAAGTCTGGGCCTGGCGCGAAGGACGGTTGAAAAAGATTCGTCGCTCTGTTGATCATATGCTCTGTCTGCTGCCTTTTGAAGCAGATTACTATCAGGGACATGGTGTACCCGTGACGTTTGTAGGTCACCCGCTGGCAGACCAGGTGGCAATGGAGCCTGACCAGAAAGCTGCCCGACAGTCGTTGCAAATGGCTGAAGATGGTCCGGTGATGGCGATTCTGCCGGGTAGTCGTAAGGCAGAGGTGGCTCGTCTGGCTGAGTTGTTTCTGGATACTGCCCGTGAGGTTCGGAAAAAGATTCCATCCATTCGTTTTCTGATTCCTGCTGCGAATGACCGGCGAAAGCAACAGTTGTTACCCATTCTGGAAGCCTGCCCTGATCTGGATATTGTTCTGACAGATGGCAGGGCTTCCGAGGTGATGGCAGCCTCCGATGCGATTTTGATTGCTTCAGGCACGGCTTCACTGGAAGCGGCATTGCATAAACGCCCGATGGTCATCAGTTACCGTATGGCCAGACTCAGCTTTGCAATTTTAAGCCGTCTGGTGAAAGTGAAGCACGTCGGGTTGCCCAATCTGTTGAGTGATCGGCCCATGGTGCCTGAGTTGTTACAGGATCAGGCGACAGTTGAAAATCTTACCAGTGCCATGCTGAAAGCACTTCAGGATGAATGCTGGCGTCAGGATGTCACCAGTAATTTTGCTCATATTCATCAGACTTTAAAACGGGATGCCAGTGTTCTTGCCTGGCAGGCCATTCAGTCAGTGATTGGAAAAACAGAATGAGTACTGACAAACCAGTCATTAATCAGACTTCTAACAGCAGCCAGCAGGTTGAACTCGATCTGTTTGCTGAACCAGAAACCACTGTTCACATGGTTTGTGGTGTTGATGAGGTAGGCCGCGGCCCTTTATGCGGGCCGGTGGTGACGGCCGCCGTTATCCTTGATCCTGCCAGACCGATTGAAGGTCTGAACGATTCCAAGAAACTGTCTGGGAAAAAGCGTGAAGCCCTGTTTGATGAAATCAGGGAGAAAGCTCTGGCCTGGTGCATTGCGCGGGCGGAGGTTGAGGAAATTGATGAACTCAACATCCTTCACGCCACCATGCTGGCTATGCAGAGGGCGGTTGTCGGTCTGGGTGTAAAGCCAGACTTGGCATTGATTGACGGCAATCGTTGCCCAACACTACCCTGTCGTGCCGAGGCAGTGATAAAAGGTGATGGAAAAGTGCCGGAAATTGGCGCGGCTTCCATTCTTGCCAAAGTGGCCCGTGAT
Above is a window of Endozoicomonas montiporae CL-33 DNA encoding:
- the lpxB gene encoding lipid-A-disaccharide synthase, which encodes MSESLTFAMVAGEASGDLLGAALVREIKRHHPDARCYGIGGPKMIAEGFESLFPMERLSVMGLVEVLGRLRELLGIRKRLRDTFLADQPDVFIGIDAPDFNLALERQLKSGGIPTVHYVSPQVWAWREGRLKKIRRSVDHMLCLLPFEADYYQGHGVPVTFVGHPLADQVAMEPDQKAARQSLQMAEDGPVMAILPGSRKAEVARLAELFLDTAREVRKKIPSIRFLIPAANDRRKQQLLPILEACPDLDIVLTDGRASEVMAASDAILIASGTASLEAALHKRPMVISYRMARLSFAILSRLVKVKHVGLPNLLSDRPMVPELLQDQATVENLTSAMLKALQDECWRQDVTSNFAHIHQTLKRDASVLAWQAIQSVIGKTE
- the rnhB gene encoding ribonuclease HII; translation: MVCGVDEVGRGPLCGPVVTAAVILDPARPIEGLNDSKKLSGKKREALFDEIREKALAWCIARAEVEEIDELNILHATMLAMQRAVVGLGVKPDLALIDGNRCPTLPCRAEAVIKGDGKVPEIGAASILAKVARDREMLEMEEKYPGYGIGGHKGYPTKVHMEALKKLGATPIHRRSFKPVREAIESSSPS
- the ispC gene encoding 1-deoxy-D-xylulose-5-phosphate reductoisomerase gives rise to the protein MGQGKASQQGIVAGSRVQQLCVLGSTGSIGKSTLDVVARNADRYRVRSLVAGKNARMMLEQVRQFAPEYAVMADPEAADTLREWVRQEQLATEVLSGTLSVAQAAADSEVDVVMAAIVGAAGLLPTLAAVKAGKKVLLANKEALVMTGALFMDSVKESGSLLLPIDSEHNAIFQCMPPDYQQGLEQVGVERILLTASGGPFRDTPLDTFAGITPEQACAHPNWSMGRKISVDSATMMNKGLEYIEACWLFGATPDQVDVVIHPQSIIHSLVDYKDGSMLAQMGNPDMRTPIAHAMAWPERIQSGVRSLSLADIGRLDFYDPCMERFRCLKLAQDAAFAGGTAAAMLNAANEEAVDAFLEKGLRFDRIPEVVDATLQVLQVHNAGDIEQVLDADRQARKLARQQIVRWH
- the fabZ gene encoding 3-hydroxyacyl-ACP dehydratase FabZ, whose protein sequence is MISIEEIRKILPHRYPFLLVDRVLDVDLENNVIECIKNISVNEPQFNGHFPEHPIMPGVLLIESMAQAAGILGHQMRSKDVRDQKIYYFAGADKVRFRQPVVPGDQVRLRAEFVAMKREIWKFSCNASVDGKIVCSADVTCARKEL
- a CDS encoding OmpH family outer membrane protein, with translation MSLKQIGLALLALVMLVPAVDAAEMKIAVIDSEMAVLESDASKRYAKESEKKFAPRIKLIQSLQEELQKMEADLERNAPTLSQTQVEAKQLEMRRKYEDLQMQDRQLRMDKNQADQQELSQLRPKLEKAIEEVSKELKYDMVIERGAVRYVKPDYDITRQVIERLNKMK
- a CDS encoding phosphatidate cytidylyltransferase; amino-acid sequence: MLKQRILTALVLAPLALAGVIFLSPAVFSVLTALIIMLAAWEWANLAGFEQSGKRILFSLFTGLVCWLVSGLSHTLVLSIGAAWWVVALVLVKGYPKTAAYCQNQVLRLFMGILTLVPAWFALVQLKQFDHTGMTILFVFFLVWAADVGAYFAGRALGKHKLAVNVSPKKTLEGLVGGLLLSLLVAACVGLYFEFTFARGMGLLLLTVVVGIVSVLGDLFESLLKRERGIKDSSNLLPGHGGILDRIDSLTAAVPVFALALLGSGG
- the lpxA gene encoding acyl-ACP--UDP-N-acetylglucosamine O-acyltransferase, which encodes MHPAAIVDPTARIGAGVKIGPWTLIGPGVEVGEGTVVHSNVVIKGPTRIGRNNQIFQFASVGEDCQDKKFAGEPTRLEIGDSNIIREGCTIHRGTIQDQSLTRIGSNNLLMAYVHIAHDCMLGDNIIMANNATLAGHVKVGNGVILGGFTTVHQFCHIGDYSMSAAQAAIFKDVPAFVMVSGNPAKPHGMNFEGMRRRGYAPELIRTLRNSYKVIYRQGLRTAEAIDRLETMPACNEVQLLIDSLKASTRGITR
- the lpxD gene encoding UDP-3-O-(3-hydroxymyristoyl)glucosamine N-acyltransferase — translated: MKQSYSYTLAELTDRLGASLKGDAGKVITGLNTLQEANESELAFLANPAYARYLQTSQAAAVILSPESAEGYSGNALILANPYLGYAEVSHLFDTDKGLPAGIAESAVVSSDAEVHETAAIGENAVVESGVVIEAGARIDAGAVIGHDSVISKDAHICRNVTICHGVFIGQRTIIHANAVIGADGFGNAHADGRWHKIAQIGGVVIGDDVEIGSCTCIDRGALGDTIIKNGARLDNLIQIAHNVVIGENTAVAANVGISGSTVVGKNCTIAGAAGLAGHITIADNVHLGGMAMVTKSVNKPGAYASGTGLMEAGEWRRNAVRFRKLDDMARRIRVLDKR
- the rseP gene encoding sigma E protease regulator RseP; the encoded protein is MIFGSLQTLAAFVITLGILVSIHEFGHFWVARKCGVKVLRFSVGFGKPLWTWTDRLGTEYVVALIPLGGYVKMLDEREGPVAESERHESFNSKPVLSRIAIVAAGPIANFILAVFALWLMYMAGIRTIVPQVGSVLPDSPAAVAGIIPGDEIVSIDGEETPGWQQVNLELLSSIGDTRNLSVATRAGVPGELSSAAVRNKTVAISDWLVDDSGDGIADPVRALGIEPYTPLIPAVLGELSPDGAARAAGLQAGDRILTSNGQPVKDWLSWVQVIRANAGKTIQVELEREGRRLNLALTPGTRELNGEPSGYIGAGVQQVGWPDDMVRKLQFNPVAALPKALDSTWTLTSMTVESLWKMVAGLVSVKNLSGPITIAKVAGASLQSGLENFLYFLSMLSVSLGVLNLLPIPVLDGGHLLFYLIELVRGKPVSERVQVLGLKIGVTFVVGIMMLALYNDLSRLF
- the bamA gene encoding outer membrane protein assembly factor BamA gives rise to the protein MKRSLLSLLIGSMAYASGANAFVVSDIRIDGLQRVSAGTVFNSLPIEVGDDVLSPQIADAAKSLFRTGYFKDIQMGRDGDVLVVSVVERPSISQIKIEGNKAIKTDDLMNGLRSSGLSEGEIFQQATLEAIRLELERQYVSQGRYGASISANVEALPRNRVKLTINVKEGKVATIRHINVVGNTVFPQSEVLDLFELKETGMFSFFGSSDKYSREKLSGDLERLRSHYLDRGYINFNIRSTQVSISPDKQSVFITVNIDEGDKYTINEVKLAGDLIIDEEEARNLVLAKPDQTFSRRVITTTEEILSRRLGNEGYTFANVSGIPTPDHENKTVDLTFFVDPGRRAYVRRINFSGNTKTEDEVLRREMRQMEGASANTQNIEQSKVRLERLGFFRQVDVETPPVPGSSDQIDVNYTVEEQPSGSITASVGYSQSDGLLLGGSISQSNFLGTGNNVSVGLNKSDVSQLYNFSFTDPYYTVDGVSRGFGVYYRTYDYDDSDISSYAADTWGTDVRFGYPISETQSINFSAGVEGTKISTGNDTPQYIRDYIANEGNQFTNVKGTIGWSESELNRGLLPTRGYSQSASAQVTIPGSDVTFYKLNYRAQYFQPLTKNLTARFAGRLGYIGGYGSTNDIPFFEHYYGGGFASVRGYKDNTLGPKAKEFNGNNYNSIGGDVIFEGTAEILFPLPFVKDQRSLRTSLFLDFGNVYDTSCSNKKNSGSNLPDKEPLSSQPNIVDCYSPDLSQLRYSVGLGLTWITPLGPLTFSLAKALNADGEDETQVFQFSLGAPF